The Chryseobacterium phocaeense genome includes the window ATCAATATGAAATTCACTCCTCTGTTTTCCATGTTTCCTTTAAAAAAAGAAACGATAATTTCTATCAGCAGGAACAAGCACCATAAAGCAGTCCAGCACACATTTAAAACCAAATCCATAGGAATCGACATTCCGCTGTTTCCTCCTATTGACTGGACCTCACTAAACCATGAATCCCAATGGGCATAGACGTATATCAATAAGAAACCTGCCAATAAAACGGCTATTCTTATGGCCAGATGCTTTTTCATACATTCAGATTAATGGATCACCCTTACCCTGTCTGAGGTAGGATCCATCCCGATACCTTCTCTTCTGGCCGACCAGTGCAGGTATTTATTTCGGAGTATCCTGAGGTCATCCTGCTCTTTCATTTCTTTCTGGTAATCCGCATATCTCTGTTCGGGTATAGCTGCCCCGCCATACGTGGTTTGTAAATCCTTGTATCTTTTAAAGACATATTGCTTTCCATCCGCCATAGCATACGGTCTCAGGCGGTCCTTGACCCTTACGAGTAAAGGATCTGACGCAATGGAATAGGTTTCGTCCGAAAGCTTTTTGATTTTCAGGGGAACGGAATCTTTCACTCCATATTCAGCCATAAAATGCAAAGGAATATAGCTGAATGTCTTTTTTAAAAATTTACGCTCGCCCCTTAATGCCAGATAAAATCCCGGTGTAATGGTAAGCTCTTCTTCTGTGTACCAGGCATCATTGATCAGCTGCTGTCTCAGTGTTTTTAATTTTGCACTGGTGGTCCATGAGGTTTCCACCTCTTCCCAGACTTCGGGTCCGTCTTCATAAGCTCCACCGATATCGCAGTGTACGCCCGGAAATATTTTTTCTATGCCTACAGGCACGTTGGTAAGGTCAAAATTTTCCCTATGCTCATTTTCCGCTACAAAATGAATAACGGTCTTTGCCCTTCCGATATCGTCCAGCCCAAGTTCTGCCACGTCATTGTGGAAGTTAGGTTTTGCCGAAAAGTTTTTGGAATAAGATGAAACGGTATCATAAATGCCCAGGAATCTTATCTTCAGTACATCTACTTTAATTCCTGCTTCCTCCAGTTTTAAGCC containing:
- a CDS encoding T6SS phospholipase effector Tle1-like catalytic domain-containing protein; protein product: MHNNKFGDYTPEISKEEVLDITLGVFFDGTLNNKNNTTERREKTADYKKNGGKPGDNNSYNNDWSNVARLWDNYDKNFAIYIEGIGTEDKEEDSMLGYAFGTGDTGIRGKVRKGCEEIVKKVKNIKSSKKADKIAVLTFDVFGFSRGAAAARNFAHEIGKSKYKARATTVSYQGMSATTYSDSDGSNVQGEELPKWGHLGLKLEEAGIKVDVLKIRFLGIYDTVSSYSKNFSAKPNFHNDVAELGLDDIGRAKTVIHFVAENEHRENFDLTNVPVGIEKIFPGVHCDIGGAYEDGPEVWEEVETSWTTSAKLKTLRQQLINDAWYTEEELTITPGFYLALRGERKFLKKTFSYIPLHFMAEYGVKDSVPLKIKKLSDETYSIASDPLLVRVKDRLRPYAMADGKQYVFKRYKDLQTTYGGAAIPEQRYADYQKEMKEQDDLRILRNKYLHWSARREGIGMDPTSDRVRVIH